A window of Reinekea marina contains these coding sequences:
- a CDS encoding peptidylprolyl isomerase, whose protein sequence is MATNMKQTLVIFCAAPLIFLASVVAQADTLDRIRAIANDDIVTQLELDARIANVKMQYRTNPNVLPADAILEKQVLDQLVLESLQYQIADKMNLTIPQANIDNAINTIAQRQNATTEQLLAAVKAQGQTIASFRTQISKELLLNEVHRRAVASSVYVSEAEVERFINSQAGQSLQDIEYQLYYRQFPVSELAQAQALTDNLNRGQSLKLDPNAKDLGLRKLDAIPTVFKTLVPVLKENEAILIEKENAVHVGQLINKTDAQQVNIQEFNIRHILIKSDALLDEASAKAAIENLRSQIESGADMAELADQFSDDIGTRGVGGSLGWATLDSYAKEFAAAAKASDINALSPVFKTRFGFHILRVEDKRTRNVGLDVLRNQIRSQLQNRRFQEAIQRWQTELLAESFIEYRP, encoded by the coding sequence TTGGCCACTAACATGAAACAAACTTTAGTTATCTTTTGTGCAGCACCTTTGATTTTTTTGGCAAGCGTAGTTGCTCAAGCCGACACGTTAGATCGCATACGAGCCATCGCTAATGATGATATCGTGACTCAACTAGAACTCGACGCCCGCATCGCAAACGTAAAAATGCAGTATCGAACAAACCCTAACGTCTTACCGGCCGATGCCATTTTAGAAAAACAAGTGCTCGATCAACTCGTACTTGAATCGTTGCAATACCAAATCGCCGACAAAATGAATTTAACCATTCCTCAAGCCAATATCGACAACGCTATCAACACCATTGCTCAACGCCAAAATGCGACCACAGAGCAATTACTTGCAGCGGTAAAAGCGCAAGGCCAAACCATTGCCTCATTCCGTACTCAAATTTCCAAAGAGCTGTTACTGAATGAAGTTCATCGGCGCGCCGTTGCGAGTTCGGTTTATGTATCTGAAGCCGAAGTAGAACGCTTTATCAACAGCCAGGCCGGTCAATCATTGCAAGACATTGAATATCAGCTTTATTACCGCCAATTCCCAGTTTCTGAGTTGGCACAAGCCCAAGCCTTAACCGACAACCTAAACCGAGGACAATCTCTGAAACTTGACCCAAACGCTAAAGATTTAGGATTGCGAAAGCTCGATGCCATTCCGACGGTATTTAAAACGTTAGTGCCTGTGCTTAAAGAGAACGAAGCCATTTTGATCGAAAAAGAAAATGCCGTTCACGTGGGGCAATTGATCAACAAAACCGACGCTCAGCAAGTGAACATTCAAGAATTTAATATTCGCCATATTTTAATAAAGTCAGATGCCTTACTCGACGAAGCGTCGGCAAAAGCGGCCATCGAAAATTTGCGCAGCCAAATAGAAAGCGGTGCTGATATGGCAGAATTAGCCGATCAATTCAGTGACGACATTGGTACTCGTGGTGTTGGGGGGTCTTTGGGCTGGGCTACTTTAGACTCATATGCTAAAGAGTTCGCAGCCGCTGCAAAAGCGTCAGACATCAATGCGCTGTCTCCCGTATTTAAAACTCGATTTGGATTCCATATTCTTCGAGTAGAAGATAAGCGCACTCGTAATGTTGGCTTAGATGTATTGCGGAATCAAATTCGAAGTCAATTGCAAAATAGACGCTTCCAAGAAGCTATTCAACGCTGGCAAACTGAACTGCTGGCTGAATCGTTTATCGAGTATCGCCCATGA
- a CDS encoding LPS-assembly protein LptD — protein MKLLYRVLATAITSYTTVSYAQTVVDLDWVDINQLPEQDSANIAPYCPGGFVSPAWPKTDETIIHYDRAEANVNGSGVFYGNVTLSAEDVLAQTNQLTYNRPNEQATLEGEALIRFDNFALSSDQAQFSTQNSAASANNSVFVIHSNDMRGKADTLGRDDRYTYAQKVALTRCSPSDNAWALQSASLTIDNEKRYAKAWHTQLKVKGVPVFYWPYVSFPLDDQRFTGFLTPTFGFTQGDQFLGELRLPFYMNLAPNYDDTLALHYFGNEGLLFDNEFRFLTPNHNGINDVAILTLPKDLDDSAQQDIQRWQVKHQQSGKLSQNTVYDVKANWVSDVNFEQAFAAETEAKPEQTLKANLTHRSGDFKNTLAIDYKQPVADSAEGYRFNKTHALATTQVTDWRGKLYYEHHSLFDAEARPASAAQTELKRQPEITLEHSTRWLDFVNTDTQTRMAFFDRALSNELKSTLDENDVSLNNSTQRNHAQIEFTSPIIENWGYFKPSITGYYTVYNTENDLFDVFSTANAATEKKQTDRTVWRATFDQALTIENPGEKVNTEITPRLHYTYTPFVEQPHDVLEETEATAYALFQTSRFSSIDRIGDMNRLSSSLTSSFISSENNRTLATLALEKGMKLSQERITLNEAATATNTPIEYSSWTVKADVKPSDALTVSSQWGFAHRSLELKDYNVNVSYQPEGRVFSNLHLTQEGSERELGFATYFPVRQNIALIGYAIVENNEEDFQLDGFKFKEFVYGVDYDSCCWNIRLAGYDTAVDNDQSDTFFPLETNRGVYFEFTLKGLGASFGTIEDFLTNLNIGYTGKMFNYK, from the coding sequence TTGAAACTACTCTATCGCGTTTTAGCCACAGCAATCACATCTTACACCACCGTTAGCTATGCACAAACGGTGGTCGATCTGGATTGGGTCGATATCAATCAATTACCTGAGCAGGACTCGGCAAACATCGCGCCCTATTGCCCGGGAGGCTTTGTTTCGCCTGCCTGGCCTAAAACCGATGAGACTATAATTCACTATGATCGTGCTGAAGCTAATGTGAATGGTTCGGGCGTATTTTATGGCAATGTAACGCTCAGCGCAGAAGATGTACTCGCTCAAACGAATCAGCTCACCTATAACCGACCCAACGAACAAGCCACTCTCGAAGGAGAGGCGCTTATCCGATTTGATAACTTTGCACTTTCCAGTGACCAAGCACAATTTAGCACTCAAAATTCTGCGGCAAGTGCAAACAACAGCGTCTTTGTCATTCATTCCAACGATATGCGCGGCAAGGCCGACACTTTAGGGCGAGATGATCGCTACACCTATGCACAAAAAGTAGCCTTAACGCGCTGTTCTCCCAGCGACAACGCCTGGGCGCTTCAGTCGGCTAGCTTGACCATAGACAATGAAAAGCGTTACGCCAAAGCATGGCACACGCAATTAAAAGTTAAAGGGGTTCCAGTTTTTTACTGGCCGTATGTTAGTTTCCCATTAGACGATCAGCGATTTACGGGGTTTTTAACACCTACCTTTGGGTTTACACAGGGCGACCAGTTTTTAGGTGAGCTACGGCTGCCTTTTTACATGAATTTAGCGCCCAACTATGATGACACCCTAGCCTTGCATTATTTTGGCAATGAAGGCCTACTCTTTGATAACGAGTTTCGTTTTTTAACGCCTAACCATAATGGCATAAACGATGTAGCGATATTAACGCTCCCAAAAGATCTTGACGACTCCGCCCAACAAGACATTCAACGCTGGCAAGTAAAGCATCAGCAATCTGGAAAACTAAGTCAAAATACGGTTTACGATGTTAAAGCCAACTGGGTCAGCGATGTAAACTTTGAACAAGCTTTTGCTGCAGAAACCGAAGCAAAGCCTGAGCAAACACTTAAGGCCAACTTAACGCATCGTTCGGGCGATTTTAAGAACACGCTCGCCATCGACTACAAACAGCCTGTCGCTGATAGCGCTGAAGGCTACCGCTTTAACAAAACCCATGCTTTGGCAACAACTCAAGTGACGGATTGGCGTGGCAAACTCTACTATGAGCATCACTCACTGTTTGACGCAGAAGCACGACCTGCCAGCGCCGCCCAAACCGAACTCAAACGTCAGCCTGAAATCACACTTGAACACTCTACGCGATGGTTAGATTTTGTTAATACCGACACACAAACACGCATGGCTTTTTTTGATAGAGCTTTGAGCAACGAGTTAAAAAGCACACTCGATGAAAACGACGTGTCACTTAACAATTCAACGCAACGCAACCACGCTCAAATTGAGTTCACTAGCCCGATTATCGAAAACTGGGGGTATTTTAAACCCAGTATCACCGGTTATTACACGGTTTATAATACTGAAAATGATTTGTTTGACGTATTTTCAACGGCCAATGCAGCCACAGAAAAAAAACAAACAGACCGAACAGTTTGGCGGGCAACCTTTGACCAAGCATTGACTATCGAAAATCCTGGTGAAAAAGTTAATACCGAAATCACACCTAGACTCCACTACACTTATACACCTTTTGTGGAGCAGCCCCATGACGTATTAGAAGAAACAGAAGCCACCGCCTATGCATTATTTCAAACGTCAAGATTCAGCAGTATCGATCGCATAGGAGATATGAACCGCCTTTCAAGTAGCTTGACAAGCTCATTCATTTCTAGTGAAAACAACCGCACGCTGGCGACCTTAGCCCTCGAAAAGGGCATGAAACTCAGCCAAGAACGTATCACGCTAAACGAAGCGGCAACGGCAACTAACACACCTATTGAGTATTCTTCGTGGACGGTAAAAGCCGACGTTAAACCGAGCGACGCATTAACCGTAAGCAGCCAGTGGGGGTTTGCACACCGTTCACTAGAACTGAAAGATTACAACGTTAATGTAAGTTACCAACCGGAAGGCCGCGTTTTTAGTAACTTACATTTAACCCAAGAAGGGAGTGAACGAGAACTTGGGTTTGCAACCTACTTTCCGGTTCGCCAAAATATAGCCTTAATTGGCTATGCTATAGTCGAGAACAACGAAGAAGATTTTCAACTAGACGGCTTTAAATTTAAAGAATTTGTTTACGGTGTAGATTACGACAGCTGCTGTTGGAACATTCGCTTAGCTGGGTATGACACCGCCGTAGACAACGATCAGAGCGATACTTTTTTTCCACTTGAAACAAATCGAGGGGTGTATTTCGAATTCACCCTTAAAGGCTTAGGTGCAAGTTTTGGCACCATTGAAGACTTTTTAACGAATTTAAATATCGGGTACACCGGTAAAATGTTTAATTACAAATAG
- the djlA gene encoding co-chaperone DjlA yields MGSRRMLNWTGKLIGAALGLYFGGPVGAALGILLGNAFDKTQARRAQGDIGGGSKGVLQTAFFQATFLVMGKVAKADGRVSEQEIEIARHVMARMGLSERQRLEAMSLFNEGKDPEFSIETVLTDLADVIGRRATLAQIFLEVQLQVAYSDGQLTVNERNVLQTISNYLGINRIQFEIIHQRIRAQMHFSEGQHQQQPRSSQSQLANAYQILGVSASSSDAELKKAYRRLMNQHHPDKLVAKGLPEEMMSIAKEKTQEIQTAYERVRKARKAA; encoded by the coding sequence TTGGGTAGTAGACGTATGTTGAATTGGACAGGAAAACTCATCGGAGCCGCCCTAGGCTTGTATTTCGGTGGCCCAGTTGGAGCGGCACTGGGTATATTGTTGGGTAATGCCTTTGATAAAACTCAGGCGAGGCGTGCTCAGGGCGATATCGGTGGTGGCTCGAAAGGCGTTTTACAAACAGCTTTCTTCCAAGCCACGTTCTTAGTCATGGGGAAAGTTGCCAAAGCCGATGGCCGCGTCAGTGAGCAAGAGATTGAAATAGCACGGCATGTGATGGCGCGAATGGGGTTATCCGAACGCCAAAGACTAGAAGCCATGAGCTTGTTTAATGAAGGTAAAGATCCGGAGTTCTCAATTGAAACCGTATTAACCGACTTAGCTGATGTCATTGGTCGGCGAGCCACCTTGGCGCAAATATTTCTCGAAGTGCAATTGCAGGTGGCTTATTCCGATGGTCAGCTTACGGTTAACGAGCGCAATGTACTGCAAACCATCAGCAATTATTTGGGCATTAACCGAATACAATTTGAAATAATTCATCAACGTATTCGAGCTCAGATGCACTTTTCCGAAGGCCAGCACCAGCAGCAGCCACGTTCAAGCCAATCACAATTAGCCAATGCTTATCAAATACTTGGTGTCAGCGCATCTTCATCTGATGCAGAGTTGAAAAAGGCTTACCGGCGATTAATGAACCAACATCATCCAGATAAGCTGGTTGCAAAAGGGCTGCCAGAAGAGATGATGTCTATTGCCAAGGAGAAAACTCAGGAAATACAGACCGCCTATGAGCGTGTGCGTAAGGCACGCAAGGCGGCCTAA